The genomic region GCGAAGTTCTATATTATTGATGCTAATAAAATTGCAGAATCAATTGGTATGGGTAGAAGAACAAATACTATTTTACAATCTGCATTCTTTGCATTAAATCCTCAAATTTTACCTATCGAAGAAGCTGTTAATTATATGAAAGAAATGGCTAAGAAAACTTATGGTAAAAAAGGTGATGCTGTTGTTGAATTAAACTATAAAGCAATTGATGCTGGTTTAGGGGCAATTGAAGAAGTGATTATCAAACCTGAATGGGCTGAATTAACAGTTGGTGAAAGAAATAATCGTATTGGCGATGAACATTTTGATGATTTCGTAACTGTTATTAATGAATTAGAAGGATATAGTTTGCCAGTTTCTGCATTTATGGATAAATTAGATGGTTCTATGCAATCTGGTGTGGCTATTAAAGAAAAACGTACTATCGCTACAATGGTTCCTAAATGGAACAAAGATGCATGTATTCAATGTAACAACTGTGTTATGGTTTGTCCTCATGCAACAGTTCGTGCTTTCTTATTAGATGATACAGAATTAGAAAATGCACCAGAAGATATTAGTGATGATGTATTAAAACCAATGGGTAGAAATGTTGATGGTTTAGTATACCGTATCCAAGTTTCTCCAGATAACTGTGTGGGTTGTGGTTTATGCGTTGTTGAATGTCCAGGTAAAGCTGGTGAAAAAGCATTAGAAATGGTACCAGTAAAAGAAGAGTTGAAACATGCTCCTTTAGCTGATTACTTATATGCAAAAGTGGAATATAAAGCAGATAGATATCCTACTTCTACTGCAAAGGGTGTTGGTTTCATGAGACCTTACTTTGAAGTTTCAGGTGCTTGTGGTGGATGTGGAGAAACTCCATACTATCGTTTGGCTTCTCAATTATTTGGTAAGGATATGATGATTGCAAATGCAACAGGATGTAGTTCTATTTATAGTGGTTCTACTCCATCAACTCCATGTACTGTAGATCCTGATGGACATGGTCCAGCATGGGCGAATTCTTTATTTGAAGATAATGCTGAATATGGTTTTGGTATGAAACTTGCTGAAAATTATAAAGCTGGTCATATGGTTAGTATTATGGAAGAAAATAAAGATGCATGTGAACCTGAGTTAAAAGAAGCTTTAGAAACATATATTGCAAACAAAGGAAACCGTGAAGAAGAAAGAAAACTTGCTAGTTCAATTTTAGAATTAGTTGCTGCTTCAAAAAATGAAGGAATTAAAGAAGTGTTGAATCATGAAGGTGACTTAGTTTCAAAATCACAATGGATTATTGGTGGAGACGGATGGGCTTATGACATTGGTTATGGTGGTGTAGATCACGTTTTAGCGAATAATGAAAATGTAAATATTTTGATTTTGGACACAGAAGTGTATTCAAATACAGGTGGGCAATCTTCTAAATCATCACAAGCAGGTTCAATTGCTAAATTTACTGCTGGCGGAAAACGCGTTGCTAAAAAAGACTTAGCACAAATTGCAATGGCTTATGGACATGTGTATGTTGCTCAAGTTTCTATGGGGGCAAACATTCCTCAAACAATCAAAGCGTTTAAAGAAGCGGAAAGCTATAATGGACCTTCTGTAATTATTGCTTATTCTCCATGTATGGAACATGGTATAAGAGGTGGATTAGCAAACCATCAAAAACAACAAAAAGAAGCTGTTGCTTGTGGGTACTTTAACTTATTACGTTATGACCCAAGATTAGAAGATGCTGGTAAAAATCCATTACAAGTAGATTCGAAAACTCCAGACTTTACTAAATTCCAAGATTTCTTATTATCTGAAAACCGTTTTGCTCAGTTATATAAGATAAATCCAGATCATGCAAAAGATTTAATGGAAAAATGTGAGGCTGATGCATCTAAACGTAGACAACGTCTAGAAAGAATGCTTTAATTTAAAACCAACTCGAAAGAGTTGGTTTTTTTAAAGTTCATTTTACAAGTTGAGGGTGCAAAAATATTCAAAAGTAAATTTATCTAGCTATAACGACAAATTTCAAATTATCGTTAACAATATCACTAAATAAGTATATTTTTTTTAGAAAATCTATTTACAAATTAAAAATATTATGATATTATTTTTAAGCACTCCAACAAGAGCACTGATTTGTTGAAAAATTCAAGTATGAAAAGTTCAAAAAGTCATTGACAAAAAAGAGTGAATCAAGTATTATAAACAAGTCGGCAAAAACAAAAGACGACAAGAGAGATCATTGAAAACTAAACAGAAAAACTAAGAATTAAAAACACAACGTCAATATCCAAAAGGATAAAAAACAAAAGCAAAAGAGCTAGAAAACAACGAAGTTGTTTACATAAACAATGGAGAGTTTGATCCTGGCTCAGGATGAACGCTGGCGGCGTGCCTAATACATGCAAGTCGAACGCGACAGTTTACTGTCGAGTGGCGAACGGGTGAGTAATACATAAGTAACCTGCCTTTACCTGGGGGATAACTATTGGAAACGATAGCTAATACCGCATAGGTGTAGAGACCACATGGTAACTACATTAAAGAAGCTACGGCTTTGGGAAGAGATGGACTTATGGCGCATTAGCTAGTTGGTGAGGTAACGGCTCACCAAGGCGACGATGCGTAGCCGACCTGAGAGGGTGACCGGCCACACTGGGACTGAGACACGGCCCAGACTCCTACGGGAGGCAGCAGTAGGGAATTTTCGGCAATGGGGGAAACCCTGACCGAGCAACGCCGCGTGAAGGAAGAAGGTTTTCGGATTGTAAACTTCTGTTATAAAGGAAGAATGATATATGGAGGGAATGCCATATAAGTGACGGTACTTTATGAGAAAGCCACGGCTAACTACGTGCCAGCAGCCGCGGTAATACGTAGGTGGCAAGCGTTATCCGGAATTATTGGGCGTAAAGAGGGAGCAGGCGGCAATTAGGGTCTGCGGTGAAAGACTGAAGCTTAACTTCAGTAAGCCGTGGAAACCGAATAGCTAGAGTGCATTAGAGGATCGTGGAATTCCATGTGTAGCGGTGAAATGCGTAGATATATGGAGGAACACCAGTGGCGAAGGCGACGATCTGGGATGCAACTGACGCTCAGTCCCGAAAGCGTGGGGAGCAAATAGGATTAGATACCCTAGTAGTCCACGCCGTAAACGATGAGTACTAAGTGTTGGGGGTCGAACCTCAGTGCTGCAGTTAACGCAATAAGTACTCCGCCTGAGTAGTACGTTCGCAAGAATGAAACTCAAAGGAATTGACGGGGGCCTGCACAAGCGGTGGAGCATGTGGTTTAATTCGAAGCAACGCGAAGAACCTTACCAGGTCTTGACATACGTCTAAAGGCTCTAGAGATAGAGAGATAGTTATAGGCGATACAGGTGGTGCATGGTTGTCGTCAGCTCGTGTCGTGAGATGTTGGGTTAAGTCCCGCAACGAGCGCAACCCTTGTCGTTAGTTACCATCATTAAGTTGGGGACTCTAACGAGACTGCCGGTGATAAGCCGGAGGAAGGCGGGGATGACGTCAAATCATCATGCCCCTTATGACCTGGGCTACACACGTGCTACAATGGATAGTGCAAAGGGAAGCGATACCGCGAGGTGGAGCAAAACCCATAAAACTATTCTCAGTTCGGATTGTAGTCTGCAACTCGACTACATGAAGTTGGAATCGCTAGTAATCGCGAATCAGAATGTCGCGGTGAATACGTTCTCAGGCCTTGTACACACCGCCCGTCACACCATGAGAGTTGGTAACACCCGAAGCCGGTGGCCTAACCGTAAGGAAGGAGCTGTCTAAGGTGGGATTGATGATTAGGGTGAAGTCGTAACAAGGTATCCCTACGGGAACGTGGGGATGGATCACCTCCTTTCTAAGGAGTAAAACAAAAAACAAGGTAGTAACCAAAGTTGTGAATTCGAAAAATTTCTGTTTAGTTTTGAGTGAAACTCTCACTCAAGAGATCATTGAAAACTGGATAACAAATTGCGAAATAGATTAGAAAAAGAGATCGAAAGATTAAAACCAGAATAATTAATAAATTAAGAATTGTGGTCTTTCTAGTTTAAGTCGAAAAACTAAGATTATTATTAAAAAAGACACCAAAAAATACGAACGTATAAATAGTCAAAAAAAATAGTAACTCAAGCAAACAAAAAACAAAAAAAGTGTACGAAAGTACAACACACCAATAGGTAAAGTTAAAAAGAGCGTATGGCGAATGCCTAGGCACAAAGAGGCGAAGAAGGACGCAGCAAACGGCGAAACGCAACGGCGAGCGGTAAGCAAGCAACGACCCGTTGATATCCGAATGGGGGAACCCAGCTACTGTAATAGGTAGTTATCCCTATGTAAATACATAGCATAGGAGAGGCAAGACGAAGGGAACTGAAACATCTAAGTACCTTTAGGAGTAGAAAATAAAGTAATGATTCCCTAAGTAGCGGCGAGCGAACGGGGAAGAGCCCAAACCGATCATAGATCGGGGTTGTAGGACTCTAGATAAAGCGGAAAGAAGACATGATAGAAGAACGAGATGGGAAGCTCGGCGAGACAGGGTGATAGCCCCGTATTCGAAATTGTGACGAAACGTGATAGAGCACCTGAGTACGGCGGGACACGAGAAATCTTGTCGGAATCTACCAGGACCATCTGGTAAGGCTAAATACTACTTTGTGACCGATAGTGAACCAGTACCGTGAGGGAAAGGTGAAAAGAACCCCGGGAGGGGAGTGAAATAGAACCTGAAACCATATGCTTACAAGAAGTTAGAGCCCGTTAATGGGTGATAGCGTGCCTTTTGTAGAATGAACCGGCGAGTTACGATATGCAGCGAGGTTAAGTAGGATATACGGAGCCGAAGCGAAAGCGAGTCTTAATAGGGCGAGTAGTTGTATGTCGTAGACCCGAAACCGAGTGATCTAGCCATGACCAGGTTGAAGTTGGGGTAAAACCCGATGGAGGACCGAACCGACCCCCGTTGAAACGTTGGCGGATGAGTTGTGGCTAGGGGTGAAATTCCAATCGAACTCGGAGATAGCTGGTTCTCCCCGAAATAGCTTTAGGGCTAGCGTCGAGGTAAAGTCATGTGAAGGTAGAGCACTGAATATGTGATGGCCCCATCCCGGGGTACTGAACATAATCAAACTCCGAATGTCACACAGATATACTCGGCAGTCAGACAGTGGGTGATAAGGTCCATTGTCAAGAGGGAAACAGCCCAGACCATCAGCTAAGGTCCCAAAATATACGCTAAGTGGAAAAGGATGTGGAGATGTCCAGACAACTAGGAGGTTGGCTCAGAAGCAGCCATCCTTTAAAGAGTGCGTAACAGCTCACTAGTCGAATGACTCTGCGCCGATAATTTACCGGGGCTAAGCGTATTACCGAAGCTATGGATTAGAAATAATGGTAGGGGAGCGTTCCATGTGCAGTGAAGATAGACCGGAAGGACTGTTGGAGCGCATGGAAGTGAGAATGCCGGTGTGAGTAGCGAAACGTGGGTGAGAATCCCACGCACCGAAAACCCAAGGTTTCCAGAGGAAGGTTCGTCCGCTCTGGGTAAGTCGGGACCTAAGGCGAGGCCGAAAGGCGTAGTCGATGGACAACAGGTAGATATTCCTGTACCCGGTTCTTGAATGATGGAGTGACGGAGAAGGCTAATGGTACCCACTGCTGGAATAGTGGGGATAAGCGAGGTAGCTGACATACAGGCAAATCCGTATGTTAAGGCGAAGGCGTGATATATATGGAAAGCTACGGCAAGTACAGAAATCCATGACGCAAGCTTCCAAGAAAAGCTTCTAGTGTTAATCAAGAATCGGCCCGTACCGAAAATGGACACACATGGGTGAGGAGAGAATCCTAAGGTGAGCGAGAGAACTATAGCTAAGGAACTCTGCAAAATGACTCCGTAACTTCGGGAGAAGGAGTGCTCATAGAAATATGAGCCGCAGTAAAACGGCCCAAGCGACTGTTTACCAAAAACACAGCTCTCTGCTAAGTCGAAAGACGAAGTATAGGGGGTGACGCCTGCCCGGTGCTGGAAGGTTAAGGGGATGAGTTAGCGCAAGCGAAGCTTTGAACTGAAGCCCCAGTAAACGGCGGCCGTAACTATAACGGTCCTAAGGTAGCGAAATTCCTTGTCAGGTAAGTTCTGACCCGCACGAAAGGCGTAACGATTTGGGCGCTGTCTCAGCTGTAGACTCGGTGAAATCTTAGTACCTGTGAAGATGCAGGTTACCCGCGACTAGACGGAAAGACCCCATGGAGCTTTACTGTAGCTTGATATTGGACTTTGATGCAAGATGTACAGGATAGGTAGGAGACAATGAGACGAGCACGCCAGTGTTCGAGGAGTCGACGTTGGGATACTACCCTTCTTGTATTGAAGTTCTAACCGGGACCCATAAACTGGGTACGGGACAGTGTCAGGTGGGCAGTTTGACTGGGGCGGTCGCCTCCTAAAGAGTAACGGAGGCGCCCAAAGATACCCTCAGCTTGGATGGAAATCAAGCGTAGAGTGCAAAGGCATAAGGGTGTTTGACTGCGAGACCTACAAGTCGAGCAGGGACGAAAGTCGGGCTTAGTGATCCGGCGGTACCGAATGGAAGGGCCGTCGCTCAACGGATAAAAGCTACCCTGGGGATAACAGGCTGATCTCCCCCAAGAGTTCACATCGACGGGGAGGTTTGGCACCTCGATGTCGGCTCATCGCATCCTGGAGCTGAAGTAGGTTCCAAGGGTTGGGCTGTTCGCCCATTAAAGCGGTACGCGAGCTGGGTTCAGAACGTCGTGAGACAGTTCGGTCCCTATCTGTCGTGGGCGCAGGAAGTTTGAGAAGATCTGTCCTTAGTACGAGAGGACCGGGATGGACACTCCAATGGTGCACCAGTTGTCACGCCAGTGGCATAGCTGGGTAGCTAAGAGTGGAATGGATAAACGCTGAAGGCATCTAAGTGTGAAACCAA from Tannockella kyphosi harbors:
- the nifJ gene encoding pyruvate:ferredoxin (flavodoxin) oxidoreductase → MSKKYLSMDGNTAAAHVAYAFTEVASIYPITPSSPMAENAEAWSAQGKKNIFGSPVNVIEMQSEAGAAGAVHGALQGGTLATTFTASQGLLLMIPNLYKIQGELLPGVFHVAARALATRSLNIFGDHQDVYSCRQIGAPMICSHSVQEIMDLGGVAHLTAIKASVPVIHFFDGFRTSHEIQKVEVMDYDELAGLLDRDALKKFKENALNPHTNPVERGGAENDDIYFQGREAQNKHYEAVIDVTADYMEKISKITGRHYAPFTYYGAPDASRVIIAMGSVTETIIETVDELNAKGEKVGLVKVHLYRPFSPKHLLSVLPATVKEVAVLDRTKEMGSTGEPLYLDVVSVLKDVAHVETIIGGRYGMGSKDTTPSHIKAVYDHLSKSNPHNSFTIGINDDVTNLSLAPDESFKVDADYSACLFYGLGSDGTVSANKSSIKIIGDHTDLYSQAYFAYDSKKAGGATRSNLRFGHSPIRATYYVNNADFVSCSLDNYVLKYDMLKNLKVGGSFLLNTAFTKEEIENYLPNRVKKQLATLKAKFYIIDANKIAESIGMGRRTNTILQSAFFALNPQILPIEEAVNYMKEMAKKTYGKKGDAVVELNYKAIDAGLGAIEEVIIKPEWAELTVGERNNRIGDEHFDDFVTVINELEGYSLPVSAFMDKLDGSMQSGVAIKEKRTIATMVPKWNKDACIQCNNCVMVCPHATVRAFLLDDTELENAPEDISDDVLKPMGRNVDGLVYRIQVSPDNCVGCGLCVVECPGKAGEKALEMVPVKEELKHAPLADYLYAKVEYKADRYPTSTAKGVGFMRPYFEVSGACGGCGETPYYRLASQLFGKDMMIANATGCSSIYSGSTPSTPCTVDPDGHGPAWANSLFEDNAEYGFGMKLAENYKAGHMVSIMEENKDACEPELKEALETYIANKGNREEERKLASSILELVAASKNEGIKEVLNHEGDLVSKSQWIIGGDGWAYDIGYGGVDHVLANNENVNILILDTEVYSNTGGQSSKSSQAGSIAKFTAGGKRVAKKDLAQIAMAYGHVYVAQVSMGANIPQTIKAFKEAESYNGPSVIIAYSPCMEHGIRGGLANHQKQQKEAVACGYFNLLRYDPRLEDAGKNPLQVDSKTPDFTKFQDFLLSENRFAQLYKINPDHAKDLMEKCEADASKRRQRLERML